In Streptomyces sp. NBC_00306, a single genomic region encodes these proteins:
- the hemE gene encoding uroporphyrinogen decarboxylase: MSANERPSGQQPKTYDSAFLKACRREPVPHTPVWFMRQAGRSLPEYLKVREGIPMLESCMRPELVTEITLQPVRRHKVDAAIYFSDIVVPLKAIGIDLDIKPGVGPVVADPIRTRADLDRLRDLTPEDVWYVTEAMGMLTQELGSTPLIGFAGAPFTLASYLVEGGPSRNHEHTKALMYGDPQLWADLLDRLAEITSAFLKVQIEAGASAVQLFDSWVGALAPADYRRSVMPASAKVFDAVASYGVPRIHFGVGTGELLGLMGEAGADVVGVDWRVPMDEAARRVGPGKALQGNLDPAVLFSTREAVETKTREVLDAASDLDGHIFNLGHGVLPTTDPDALTRLVEFVHERTVR; encoded by the coding sequence GTGAGCGCCAACGAACGCCCCTCGGGCCAGCAGCCGAAGACGTACGACTCCGCCTTTCTCAAGGCGTGCAGGCGCGAGCCGGTGCCGCACACGCCGGTCTGGTTCATGCGGCAGGCGGGCCGCTCACTGCCCGAGTACCTGAAGGTCCGCGAGGGCATCCCGATGCTCGAGTCGTGCATGCGTCCCGAGCTCGTCACCGAGATCACGCTGCAGCCCGTACGGCGCCACAAGGTCGACGCCGCGATCTACTTCAGCGACATCGTCGTCCCGCTCAAGGCGATCGGCATCGACCTCGACATCAAGCCCGGCGTCGGACCCGTCGTCGCCGATCCGATCCGCACCCGGGCCGACCTGGACCGGCTGCGCGATCTCACGCCCGAGGACGTCTGGTACGTCACCGAGGCGATGGGCATGCTCACCCAGGAGCTCGGCTCCACCCCGCTCATCGGCTTCGCCGGTGCGCCCTTCACTCTCGCGAGCTATCTCGTCGAGGGCGGCCCCTCGCGCAACCACGAGCACACCAAGGCGCTGATGTACGGCGACCCGCAGCTGTGGGCGGATCTGCTGGACCGGCTCGCGGAGATCACGTCCGCGTTCCTCAAGGTGCAGATCGAGGCGGGCGCGAGTGCGGTGCAGCTGTTCGACTCCTGGGTGGGGGCGCTGGCTCCCGCGGACTACCGGCGCTCGGTGATGCCGGCGTCGGCGAAGGTGTTCGACGCGGTCGCCTCGTACGGCGTGCCCCGCATCCACTTCGGCGTGGGCACGGGCGAACTGCTCGGTCTGATGGGCGAGGCCGGCGCGGACGTCGTGGGTGTCGACTGGCGCGTCCCGATGGACGAGGCCGCGCGCCGCGTCGGCCCCGGCAAGGCGCTCCAGGGCAATCTCGACCCGGCGGTGCTCTTCTCCACCCGCGAGGCGGTCGAGACGAAGACCCGCGAGGTGCTGGACGCGGCGTCGGACCTGGATGGCCACATCTTCAACCTGGGCCACGGGGTGCTCCCGACGACGGACCCGGACGCCCTGACCCGGCTCGTGGAGTTCGTCCACGAGCGGACCGTCCGCTAG
- the hemQ gene encoding hydrogen peroxide-dependent heme synthase yields MSAPEKIPNAGKKAKDLNEVIRYTLWSVFKLRDVLPSDTDRSAYADEVQELFDQLAAKDVTVRGTYDLSGLRADADLMIWWHAETADELQDAYNLFRRTRLGRALEPVWSNMALHRPAEFNKSHIPAFLADETPRDYVSVYPFVRSYDWYLLPDEDRRRMLADHGKMARGYPDVRANTVASFSLGDYEWLLAFEADELYRIVDLMRHLRASEARMHVREEVPFYTGRRKSVGDLVAGLA; encoded by the coding sequence ATGAGTGCGCCCGAAAAGATCCCGAACGCAGGCAAGAAGGCCAAGGACCTCAACGAGGTCATCCGGTACACGCTGTGGTCCGTCTTCAAGCTGCGCGATGTGCTCCCCAGCGACACCGACCGGTCCGCCTACGCCGACGAGGTCCAGGAGCTGTTCGACCAGCTCGCCGCCAAGGACGTCACCGTGCGCGGCACGTACGACCTCTCCGGGCTGCGCGCCGACGCCGACCTGATGATCTGGTGGCACGCCGAGACCGCGGACGAGCTCCAGGACGCGTACAACCTCTTCCGGCGCACCCGCCTCGGCCGGGCGCTGGAGCCGGTCTGGTCGAACATGGCGCTGCACCGCCCCGCCGAGTTCAACAAGTCGCACATCCCGGCCTTCCTGGCCGACGAGACGCCGCGCGACTACGTCAGCGTCTACCCCTTCGTGCGCTCCTACGACTGGTACCTGCTGCCCGACGAGGACCGCCGCCGCATGCTCGCCGACCACGGCAAGATGGCCCGCGGCTACCCGGACGTGCGCGCCAACACCGTGGCGTCCTTCTCGCTCGGCGACTACGAGTGGCTGCTGGCCTTCGAGGCGGACGAGCTGTACCGCATCGTCGACCTGATGCGTCATCTGCGCGCCTCCGAGGCACGGATGCACGTCCGCGAAGAAGTCCCGTTCTACACCGGCCGTCGCAAGTCGGTCGGCGACCTGGTGGCGGGCCTCGCCTGA
- the hemG gene encoding protoporphyrinogen oxidase yields MESSPNTGTPTGHVVVVGGGIAGLAAAHRLVTAGVRVTLLEATDRLGGKLQTGEIEGLTVDLGAESMLARRPEAVDLARAVGLGERLQPPATATASVWTRGALRPMPKGHVMGVPGSADALAGLLSADGIARIERERDLAPVELGDDVAVGTYVAERLGREVVDRLVEPLLGGVYAGDAYRISMRAAVPQLFEAARTHDSLLEGVAEIQRRAQERPQSGPVFMGIAGGVGLLPGAVADAVRAAGGEILTETPVVGLSRDAEGWRIRTDRGEFAADAVVLATPAWSASALLSAESPEASAELGRIEYASMALVTLAFRRADLTGLPDGSGFLVPPVDGRTIKASTFSSNKWGWVGESSSDLFVLRTSVGRYGEEEHLHREDADLVGVSLDDLGAATGLAARPVATEVTRWIGGLPQYPVGHLSRVARIRDEVAKLPGLRICGAAYDGVGIPACIADGRRAADEIIATPTLARGTGRQAGE; encoded by the coding sequence ATGGAGTCTTCCCCGAACACGGGCACCCCCACCGGCCATGTCGTCGTCGTGGGCGGCGGCATCGCCGGCCTCGCGGCCGCCCACCGGCTCGTCACCGCCGGGGTGCGTGTGACGCTGCTGGAGGCGACCGACCGGCTGGGCGGCAAGCTGCAGACCGGCGAGATCGAAGGGCTGACCGTCGATCTCGGCGCCGAGTCCATGCTCGCCCGCCGCCCGGAGGCCGTGGACCTGGCCCGTGCCGTGGGACTCGGCGAGCGGCTTCAGCCCCCCGCCACGGCCACCGCCTCCGTGTGGACGCGCGGCGCACTGCGACCGATGCCCAAGGGGCATGTGATGGGCGTACCGGGCTCCGCCGACGCCCTCGCCGGACTCCTCTCCGCCGACGGCATCGCCCGGATCGAGCGGGAGCGCGACCTCGCCCCCGTCGAACTCGGCGACGATGTCGCGGTGGGCACCTACGTCGCCGAGCGCCTCGGCCGCGAGGTCGTCGACCGGCTGGTCGAGCCCCTCCTCGGCGGGGTGTACGCGGGCGACGCCTACCGGATCTCGATGCGCGCCGCCGTCCCCCAGCTCTTCGAGGCGGCCAGGACCCACGACTCCCTGCTGGAGGGCGTGGCCGAGATCCAGCGCCGGGCGCAGGAACGGCCGCAGAGCGGGCCCGTCTTCATGGGCATCGCGGGCGGCGTCGGGCTGCTGCCGGGGGCCGTCGCCGACGCCGTGCGCGCCGCCGGGGGTGAGATCCTCACCGAGACCCCCGTCGTCGGTCTGAGCCGCGACGCCGAGGGCTGGCGGATCCGCACCGATCGCGGGGAGTTCGCCGCCGACGCCGTGGTGCTCGCCACCCCCGCCTGGTCGGCCTCGGCCCTGCTCTCCGCCGAGTCGCCCGAAGCCTCGGCCGAACTCGGCCGGATCGAGTACGCCTCCATGGCCCTGGTGACCCTCGCCTTCCGGCGAGCGGACCTGACCGGCCTGCCGGACGGCAGCGGCTTCCTGGTGCCGCCGGTCGACGGCCGCACCATCAAGGCCTCCACCTTCTCCAGCAACAAGTGGGGCTGGGTCGGCGAGAGCTCGTCGGACCTGTTCGTCCTGCGCACCTCCGTCGGCCGGTACGGCGAGGAGGAGCATCTGCACCGCGAGGACGCCGACCTCGTCGGGGTGTCCCTGGACGACCTCGGGGCGGCGACGGGGCTCGCGGCCCGGCCCGTGGCCACCGAGGTGACCCGCTGGATCGGCGGGCTGCCCCAGTACCCGGTCGGCCACCTGTCCCGCGTCGCCCGCATCCGTGACGAGGTCGCCAAACTGCCCGGCCTGCGGATCTGCGGGGCCGCGTACGACGGTGTCGGCATCCCCGCATGCATCGCCGACGGACGGCGCGCCGCGGACGAGATCATCGCCACGCCCACCCTGGCGCGAGGCACCGGTCGGCAGGCGGGAGAATAG
- a CDS encoding FAD-dependent oxidoreductase — MATERLVIVGGDAAGMSAASQARRLKGPEELEIVAFERGHFSSFSACGIPYWVSGDVRERERLIARTPEEHRERAIDLRMRTEVTEIDVAGRRVRSRDLESGEVAWTGYDKLVIATGARPVRPPLPGIDAPGVHGVQNLDDGQQLLDTLAGIEGRRAVVVGAGYIGVEMAEAMLKRGFEVTVLNRGEQPMITLDPDMGRLVHTAMDNMGITTVNEAEVTKVLTGEDGRVRAVATDDREYPADVVILGIGVRPETTLAEAAGLPLGAYGGLLTDLGMRVRGHDNIWAGGDCVEVLDLVSGRERHVPLGTHANKHGQIIGSNVGGGYGTFPGIVGTAVSKVCELEIARTGLREKDAAAVGLQYVTATIESTSRAGYYPDSAPMTVKILAERRTGRLLGTQIVGREGAGKRVDIAAVALTAGMTVEQMTALDLGYAPPFSPVWDPVLVAARKAVAAVRKAG; from the coding sequence ATGGCAACAGAGCGACTGGTGATCGTCGGGGGCGATGCGGCGGGCATGTCCGCCGCATCACAGGCACGCAGGCTCAAAGGCCCGGAGGAACTGGAGATCGTCGCGTTCGAACGCGGCCACTTCAGCTCGTTCTCGGCCTGCGGGATCCCCTACTGGGTCAGCGGTGACGTACGCGAACGGGAGCGGCTGATCGCCCGTACGCCCGAGGAGCACCGCGAGCGCGCCATCGATCTGCGCATGCGCACGGAGGTCACGGAGATCGATGTGGCCGGCCGCCGGGTGCGCTCGCGTGACCTGGAGAGCGGCGAGGTGGCCTGGACGGGCTACGACAAGCTGGTGATCGCGACCGGCGCCCGCCCGGTACGCCCGCCGCTGCCGGGCATCGACGCGCCCGGGGTGCACGGCGTGCAGAACCTGGACGACGGTCAGCAGCTGCTGGACACGCTCGCCGGCATCGAAGGGCGCCGCGCGGTGGTGGTCGGCGCGGGCTACATCGGTGTCGAGATGGCCGAGGCGATGCTGAAGCGCGGCTTCGAGGTGACCGTGCTCAACCGCGGCGAGCAGCCGATGATCACCCTCGACCCGGACATGGGCCGGCTGGTCCACACCGCGATGGACAACATGGGCATCACGACGGTGAACGAGGCAGAGGTCACCAAGGTCCTCACCGGTGAGGACGGCCGGGTCCGGGCGGTGGCAACGGATGACAGGGAGTACCCGGCGGACGTGGTGATCCTCGGCATCGGTGTGCGGCCGGAGACGACGCTCGCCGAGGCCGCGGGGCTGCCGCTCGGTGCGTACGGAGGGCTGCTGACCGATCTGGGCATGCGGGTCCGCGGTCACGACAACATCTGGGCGGGCGGTGACTGCGTCGAGGTGCTCGACCTGGTCTCGGGCCGCGAGAGGCACGTCCCGCTGGGCACGCACGCCAACAAGCACGGCCAGATCATCGGGTCGAACGTCGGCGGCGGGTACGGGACGTTCCCGGGAATCGTCGGTACGGCGGTCAGCAAGGTGTGCGAGCTGGAGATCGCGCGGACCGGTCTGCGCGAGAAGGACGCGGCCGCGGTCGGACTCCAGTACGTCACCGCGACGATCGAGTCGACGAGCCGGGCCGGCTACTACCCGGACTCGGCGCCCATGACGGTGAAGATCCTCGCCGAGCGCCGCACGGGGCGGCTGCTGGGCACGCAGATCGTCGGCCGGGAGGGTGCGGGCAAGCGGGTCGACATCGCGGCGGTGGCGCTGACGGCCGGGATGACGGTGGAGCAGATGACGGCCCTGGACCTGGGCTACGCACCGCCGTTCTCACCGGTCTGGGACCCGGTCCTGGTCGCGGCCCGCAAGGCAGTGGCAGCGGTCCGCAAGGCGGGCTGA
- a CDS encoding DUF4349 domain-containing protein, which translates to MRARRTFAALLLTASLTVAGCSGGASDDKGESAAGPAAREGAAGSAADRAESDAQHAAPKKPVSLAPAHIIRTAALEVEVADAQKALASARSAVETAGGHVADESTERIDDTHVASRVVLRVPQEKYDEVLSALAGTGRLLSRKADAKDVTDQVVDVESRIATQRASVARVRALMDRATKLGDIVALEGQLSSRQADLESLLAQQAALKDRTTLATITLSLSEKEKKEEQRDDDPGFLDALGGGWDALLATGRWAGVVIGAVAPFAAVLVLLYALWRWGVRPRLPRRAATEPAAPAHLPWPGDGTAGGSGSGPARGPGQD; encoded by the coding sequence ATGCGGGCTCGACGTACGTTCGCGGCACTGCTGCTCACCGCTTCACTCACCGTCGCCGGATGCAGTGGCGGGGCGAGCGACGACAAGGGGGAGAGCGCGGCCGGTCCGGCCGCGCGGGAGGGGGCGGCGGGTTCCGCCGCGGACAGGGCGGAGTCCGACGCGCAGCACGCCGCGCCGAAGAAGCCGGTCTCCCTCGCGCCGGCGCACATCATCCGAACCGCGGCACTGGAGGTGGAGGTCGCGGACGCGCAGAAGGCCCTGGCCTCCGCCCGCAGCGCCGTCGAGACGGCCGGGGGTCATGTCGCCGACGAGTCGACGGAACGGATCGACGACACGCATGTGGCCTCGCGGGTCGTGCTGCGCGTGCCGCAGGAGAAGTACGATGAGGTGCTGTCGGCACTGGCGGGCACGGGCAGGCTGCTGTCCCGCAAGGCGGACGCCAAGGACGTCACCGACCAGGTCGTGGACGTGGAGAGCCGGATCGCCACCCAGCGGGCGAGCGTGGCCCGGGTGCGGGCACTGATGGACCGGGCCACCAAGCTCGGCGACATCGTCGCGCTCGAAGGCCAGCTGAGCAGCCGTCAGGCCGATCTGGAGTCGCTGCTCGCGCAGCAGGCCGCGCTCAAGGACCGCACCACGCTGGCGACGATCACCCTCTCGCTCTCCGAGAAGGAGAAGAAGGAGGAGCAGCGCGACGACGACCCGGGCTTCCTGGACGCGCTCGGCGGCGGCTGGGACGCGCTGCTTGCCACGGGCCGCTGGGCGGGCGTCGTGATCGGCGCGGTGGCCCCGTTCGCCGCGGTGCTCGTGCTGCTCTACGCGCTCTGGCGGTGGGGGGTACGGCCGCGGCTGCCGCGGCGCGCGGCCACCGAGCCGGCGGCACCCGCGCATCTGCCGTGGCCGGGCGACGGCACTGCGGGTGGCAGTGGATCCGGCCCGGCGCGCGGCCCTGGTCAGGACTGA